A single window of Drosophila suzukii chromosome 3, CBGP_Dsuzu_IsoJpt1.0, whole genome shotgun sequence DNA harbors:
- the hzg gene encoding phosphatase Herzog, which produces MDATSIITQVSRDDEQLNVYPSYPNDKDDVDRLKPQKRGLFQSLLCCWRRNRTKTNQNGTQIDGSTTPPPLPDQQRYLLPQVRLTDMHRKCMVIDLDETLVHSSFKPIPNADFIVPVEIDGTVHQVYVLKRPHVDEFLQKMGELYECVLFTASLAKYADPVADLLDKWNVFRARLFRESCVYYRGNYIKDLNRLGRDLQKIVIVDNSPASYIFHPDNAVPVKSWFDDVTDCELRELIPLFEKLSKVDSVYSVLCNSNQPLNNQTNQQHPQELQQAPNQLHQQHQQQQQQQTISATTVITQATTLSAPTMLNQQQQPSPTSPQSELLQKT; this is translated from the exons ACGACGTGGATCGCCTTAAGCCACAGAAGCGAGGATTATTCCAATCTCTGCTTTGCTGCTGGCGACGAAATCGAACGAAAACCAACCAGAATGGCACACAAATCGATGGTTCAACAACACCGCCACCATTACCGGACCAACAAAGGTACCTACTACCTCAGGTTAGGCTTACCGATATGCACAGAAAGTGCATGGTCATCGATTTGGACGAGACCCTAGTGCACAGTAGTTTTAAG CCCATACCGAATGCTGATTTCATAGTTCCAGTGGAGATCGATGGAACCGTACATCAGGTGTACGTTCTGAAGCGACCGCATGTGGATGAGTTTCTGCAGAAGATGGGTGAACTGTACGAGTGCGTTTTGTTTACAGCATCACTAGCCAAATATGCAGATCCCGTTGCCGATCTGTTAGACAA ATGGAATGTGTTTCGTGCAAGACTGTTTAGGGAATCATGCGTTTATTACAGGGGTAATTACATTAAGGATCTGAATCGTCTGGGGCGGGATCTTCAGAAGATTGTCATTGTCGACAACTCACCGGCCAGTTATATCTTTCATCCAGACAATGCA gtTCCTGTAAAATCCTGGTTCGACGATGTGACCGACTGCGAACTGCGCGAACTGATCCCGCTCTTTGAGAAGCTTAGCAAAGTCGATTCCGTCTACTCGGTGCTCTGCAATTCGAACCAGCCGCTGAACAATCAGACCAACCAGCAGCATCCCCAGGAGCTGCAGCAGGCGCCGAACCAGCTGCATCAGCAgcaccaacagcagcagcagcaacagaccATCTCTGCCACGACAGTTATTACCCAGGCAACCACGCTGTCTGCTCCGACCATGTTgaaccagcagcaacagccaaGTCCGACCAGCCCACAAAGCGAGCTGCTGCAAAAGACGTAA